The Epinephelus lanceolatus isolate andai-2023 chromosome 1, ASM4190304v1, whole genome shotgun sequence genome has a window encoding:
- the igsf8 gene encoding immunoglobulin superfamily member 8 isoform X2, with protein MRTMMASMKTALFVFLQWVLQYAMCRDITLPIGTLYRVAGFPLSLPCAVSGYEGPRTQHFEWFLYRDDAAGRQIGVVSTRDKGFPYAPFQPRVRNGEVRVERDSGDKVRLVIQRLRAEDQGMYECYTPSTDSTYQGNYSGKVTVKVIPDTLQISYTRSLTSQPVPEGAELTLTCSAGIQSEQLTHLSITFGKRSGGEGMGSGVGGEVSTVREIISIDKLLGVVPGHLYKKRYDSGEITLEKRNGEAGQDVYVMKMKAVQPDDSGSYFCEAAQWILDPDRSWQKIAQRTLDIGNLTVQQLESLSITSSPRGEVTLQVGSPLILTCEVLGLPSEVSSGLLVQWMKRGSVSSDVAGSGGVEVEVARLSPNGIVSWGDDLSRASGGSLEKVAEGKYSLKLFSARPLDSGVYRCVVSVYAGRSNPGPSTPATITQRSEGVTVNLKSKDVLVAAVAQLPRGPLLKRGSTITLICNATVTTTGPAQAQVQWLRWPIPERVIKKDESPASDVAVTVPPVEEKPTLVAVLMYNGVAKTYTNGSEISIDRLSAGSYRLRVHSATMDDQGMYACHAQAWGQDPHGGWYNTGAKAESNTVTVYLYARAADLLLIPLVVGVSSALFVGIVIIATVTCCFMKRLARQRAQK; from the exons ATGAGGACCATGATGGCTTCgatgaaaacagcattattcGTTTTTCTACAATGGG TGCTCCAGTACGCCATGTGTCGCGACATAACCCTTCCCATCGGGACCCTCTACCGTGTTGCAGGGTTCCCCCTCTCCCTGCCCTGTGCTGTATCAGGGTACGAAGGCCCACGCACgcagcactttgagtggttccTGTACAGAGATGATGCTGCTGGGAGGCAGATAGGAGTGGTGTCCACCAGGGACAAGGGCTTCCCTTATGCCCCGTTCCAGCCCCGGGTGAGGAACGGGGAGGTGAGGGTGGAGAGGGACTCAGGAGACAAGGTCCGGCTGGTGATCCAGAGGCTCCGGGCTGAAGACCAGGGGATGTATGAGTGCTACACGCCCAGCACGGACAGCACCTACCAGGGAAACTACAGCGGGAAAGTGACTGTAAAAG TGATCCCTGACACACTCCAAATCAGCTATACCCGCTCCCTCACCAGCCAGCCCGTGCCAGAGGGAGCCGAATTAACGCTGACATGCTCTGCCGGCATCCAATCGGAGCAGCTCACCCATCTGTCCATCACGTTTGGGAAGCGTAGTGGCGGAGAGGGTATGGGGAGCGGAGTGGGAGGGGAGGTCAGCACCGTTAGAGAGATTATCTCCATTGACAAGCTGCTGGGGGTCGTCCCCGGACATTTGTACAAGAAGCGGTACGATAGCGGCGAGATCACGCTGGAAAAGAGGAACGGGGAGGCCGGACAGGATGTGTACgtgatgaaaatgaaagcagTGCAGCCAGACGACTCAGGCTCGTATTTCTGTGAGGCTGCGCAGTGGATTCTGGACCCTGATCGATCATGGCAGAAGATTGCACAGAGGACGCTGGATATTGGCAACTTGACTGTTCAACAACTAG AGTCTCTGAGTATTACATCCTCACCCAGAGGGGAGGTGACCCTGCAGGTCGGTTCCCCTCTCATCCTGACCTGTGAGGTGTTGGGGCTGCCATCTGAAGTGAGCTCCGGCCTTCTGGTTCAGTGGATGAAGAGGGGATCAGTAAGCAGTGATGTCGCTGGGAGCGGAGGAGTCGAG GTGGAGGTGGCCCGGTTGAGCCCAAACGGCATTGTGAGCTGGGGGGACGACCTCAGCCGAGCCAGCGGCGGCTCTCTAGAGAAAGTGGCGGAGGGGAAGTACTCTCTGAAGCTGTTCTCAGCCCGGCCCTTAGACTCAGGGGTGTATCGGTGTGTGGTGAGTGTGTACGCTGGAAGAAGTAACCCTGGCCCTTCAACTCCTGCAACAATCACCCAGAGGTCAGAGGGAGTCACCGTGAACCTCAAGAGCAAAG ATGTGCTCGTTGCAGCTGTGGCTCAGCTCCCCCGGGGCCCTCTGTTAAAAAGAGGCAGCACCATCACACTGATCTGCAACGCCACCGTGACAACCACAGGTCCCGCCCAGGCCCAGGTGCAGTGGCTGCGGTGGCCAATCCCTGAACGAGTTATCAAGAAGGATGAGAGCCCAGCATCTGATGTTGCTGTGACAGTTCCCCCTGTGGAGGAGAAGCCCACACTGGTAGCCGTCCTCATGTACAATGGTGTCGCAAAGACCTACACCAACGGAAGTGAGATAAGCATCGACCGCCTGTCAGCTGGCAGCTACAGACTGAGGGTTCACTCGGCTACAATGGATGATCAGGGCATGTATGCCTGTCATGCCCAGGCGTGGGGTCAGGACCCGCATGGAGGCTGGTACAACACGGGGGCCAAAGCGGAGTCAAACACGGTGACAGTTTACCTCTACGCCAGAG ctgctgacctcctcctcatcccTTTGGTTGTTGGAGTCTCCTCCGCCTTGTTTGTGGGCATTGTCATCATCGCAACAGTAACCTGTTGCTTCATGAAGCGACTGGCAAGGCAGCGGGCTCAAAAATAG
- the igsf8 gene encoding immunoglobulin superfamily member 8 isoform X1 produces MRTMMASMKTALFVFLQWVLQYAMCRDITLPIGTLYRVAGFPLSLPCAVSGYEGPRTQHFEWFLYRDDAAGRQIGVVSTRDKGFPYAPFQPRVRNGEVRVERDSGDKVRLVIQRLRAEDQGMYECYTPSTDSTYQGNYSGKVTVKVIPDTLQISYTRSLTSQPVPEGAELTLTCSAGIQSEQLTHLSITFGKRSGGEGMGSGVGGEVSTVREIISIDKLLGVVPGHLYKKRYDSGEITLEKRNGEAGQDVYVMKMKAVQPDDSGSYFCEAAQWILDPDRSWQKIAQRTLDIGNLTVQQLAESLSITSSPRGEVTLQVGSPLILTCEVLGLPSEVSSGLLVQWMKRGSVSSDVAGSGGVEVEVARLSPNGIVSWGDDLSRASGGSLEKVAEGKYSLKLFSARPLDSGVYRCVVSVYAGRSNPGPSTPATITQRSEGVTVNLKSKDVLVAAVAQLPRGPLLKRGSTITLICNATVTTTGPAQAQVQWLRWPIPERVIKKDESPASDVAVTVPPVEEKPTLVAVLMYNGVAKTYTNGSEISIDRLSAGSYRLRVHSATMDDQGMYACHAQAWGQDPHGGWYNTGAKAESNTVTVYLYARAADLLLIPLVVGVSSALFVGIVIIATVTCCFMKRLARQRAQK; encoded by the exons ATGAGGACCATGATGGCTTCgatgaaaacagcattattcGTTTTTCTACAATGGG TGCTCCAGTACGCCATGTGTCGCGACATAACCCTTCCCATCGGGACCCTCTACCGTGTTGCAGGGTTCCCCCTCTCCCTGCCCTGTGCTGTATCAGGGTACGAAGGCCCACGCACgcagcactttgagtggttccTGTACAGAGATGATGCTGCTGGGAGGCAGATAGGAGTGGTGTCCACCAGGGACAAGGGCTTCCCTTATGCCCCGTTCCAGCCCCGGGTGAGGAACGGGGAGGTGAGGGTGGAGAGGGACTCAGGAGACAAGGTCCGGCTGGTGATCCAGAGGCTCCGGGCTGAAGACCAGGGGATGTATGAGTGCTACACGCCCAGCACGGACAGCACCTACCAGGGAAACTACAGCGGGAAAGTGACTGTAAAAG TGATCCCTGACACACTCCAAATCAGCTATACCCGCTCCCTCACCAGCCAGCCCGTGCCAGAGGGAGCCGAATTAACGCTGACATGCTCTGCCGGCATCCAATCGGAGCAGCTCACCCATCTGTCCATCACGTTTGGGAAGCGTAGTGGCGGAGAGGGTATGGGGAGCGGAGTGGGAGGGGAGGTCAGCACCGTTAGAGAGATTATCTCCATTGACAAGCTGCTGGGGGTCGTCCCCGGACATTTGTACAAGAAGCGGTACGATAGCGGCGAGATCACGCTGGAAAAGAGGAACGGGGAGGCCGGACAGGATGTGTACgtgatgaaaatgaaagcagTGCAGCCAGACGACTCAGGCTCGTATTTCTGTGAGGCTGCGCAGTGGATTCTGGACCCTGATCGATCATGGCAGAAGATTGCACAGAGGACGCTGGATATTGGCAACTTGACTGTTCAACAACTAG CAGAGTCTCTGAGTATTACATCCTCACCCAGAGGGGAGGTGACCCTGCAGGTCGGTTCCCCTCTCATCCTGACCTGTGAGGTGTTGGGGCTGCCATCTGAAGTGAGCTCCGGCCTTCTGGTTCAGTGGATGAAGAGGGGATCAGTAAGCAGTGATGTCGCTGGGAGCGGAGGAGTCGAG GTGGAGGTGGCCCGGTTGAGCCCAAACGGCATTGTGAGCTGGGGGGACGACCTCAGCCGAGCCAGCGGCGGCTCTCTAGAGAAAGTGGCGGAGGGGAAGTACTCTCTGAAGCTGTTCTCAGCCCGGCCCTTAGACTCAGGGGTGTATCGGTGTGTGGTGAGTGTGTACGCTGGAAGAAGTAACCCTGGCCCTTCAACTCCTGCAACAATCACCCAGAGGTCAGAGGGAGTCACCGTGAACCTCAAGAGCAAAG ATGTGCTCGTTGCAGCTGTGGCTCAGCTCCCCCGGGGCCCTCTGTTAAAAAGAGGCAGCACCATCACACTGATCTGCAACGCCACCGTGACAACCACAGGTCCCGCCCAGGCCCAGGTGCAGTGGCTGCGGTGGCCAATCCCTGAACGAGTTATCAAGAAGGATGAGAGCCCAGCATCTGATGTTGCTGTGACAGTTCCCCCTGTGGAGGAGAAGCCCACACTGGTAGCCGTCCTCATGTACAATGGTGTCGCAAAGACCTACACCAACGGAAGTGAGATAAGCATCGACCGCCTGTCAGCTGGCAGCTACAGACTGAGGGTTCACTCGGCTACAATGGATGATCAGGGCATGTATGCCTGTCATGCCCAGGCGTGGGGTCAGGACCCGCATGGAGGCTGGTACAACACGGGGGCCAAAGCGGAGTCAAACACGGTGACAGTTTACCTCTACGCCAGAG ctgctgacctcctcctcatcccTTTGGTTGTTGGAGTCTCCTCCGCCTTGTTTGTGGGCATTGTCATCATCGCAACAGTAACCTGTTGCTTCATGAAGCGACTGGCAAGGCAGCGGGCTCAAAAATAG
- the soat2 gene encoding sterol O-acyltransferase 2: MTTAEPPNGLWRRNIRARQSDEVSGQAGDHDNSQEEDLRQWQKHAQKVKMKVLEQVQDQLSDLLDKALTESVQPFTQLQPTVNGKTTINPSSRSQRMDDGKVFMARPSLLDELFEINHIRTIYHMFIAVLVIFCLSTLAVDYIDQGRLVLEFDILFWAFGKVGTVTWAWFVMFVYTLLAPYYTLVFWGCLYHSSPSKLGLSLGTGLVLSAVQTCVLGLFPIHVAVHYQLPPASRFIVILEQIRFLMKSYSFIRETAPVIMKNPPKEGESPRLPTFSSYLYFLFCPTLIYRESYPRNTHIRWKYVGITLGMILGCLFYGYFILVRLCVPVFRPETNQPFSKRTMVLAVFNSILPGIMLLLLCFFAFLHCWLNLFGELLRFADRMFYKDWWNSTSFANYYRTWNVVVHDWLYYYGYRDFLWLLKRKFRTAAMLSVFIVSAVVHEYAFTMGFGFFYPVMFCLFAIFGVVFNFTMNDKRQSPVFNVIMWACLFLGQGVQVCLYCQEWYAQIHCPRKENSFWELVTPRSWSCSYQR; this comes from the exons CTGGAGACCATGATAATTCACAAGAGGAAGATCTAAGACAGTGGCAGAAACATGCACAG AAGGTGAAGATGAAAGTCCTGGAGCAGGTCCAGGATCAGCTCAGTGATTTACTGGACAAAGCACTGACTGAGTCCGTCCAGCCTTTTACCCAACTACAGCCAACAGTTAATGGAAAGACGACAATAAACCCCTCATCCAG ATCTCAGAGAATGGATGATGGCAAAGTGTTCATGGCCAGACCGTCGCTGTTGGA cgAACTGTTTGAGATCAACCACATCAGGACCATCTACCACATGTTCATCGCTGTACTTGTCATCTTCTGTTTAAGCACACTGGCTGTGGACTACATTGACCAGGGCAG GTTGGTCTTGGAGTTCGACATTCTGTTCTGGGCCTTTGGGAAGGTGGGAACAGTCACCTGGGCCTGGTTTGTGATGTTTGTCTACACCCTGCTCGCTCCGTACTACACGCTGGTGTTTTGGGGATGTTTGTACCACAGCTCACCCTCTAAGTTGGGGCTGTCTCTCGGCACAGGCCTGGTCCTATCTGCAGTGCAGACCTGCGTACTGGGACTGTTCCCCATCCACGTGGCTGTGCACTACCAGCTGCCTCCGGCCTCGCGGTTCATTGTGATACTGGAgcag ATTCGATTCCTGATGAAGAGCTACTCGTTCATAAGAGAAACCGCTCCTGTTATCATGAAGAATCCACCAAAGGAAG gAGAAAGTCCCAGATTACCAACATTTTCCAGCTATCTGTACTTCCTCTTCTGTCCAACACTCATCTACAGGGAATCATATCCTCG GAATACCCACATTAGATGGAAGTACGTTGGCATCACACTTGGAATG ATCTTAGGATGCCTGTTTTATGGCTATTTCATCCTGGTGCGGCTCTGCGTGCCCGTCTTCAGACCTGAGACCAACCAGCCGTTCAGTAAACGAACGATGGTTCTTGCTGTGTTCAACTCAATATTACCAG gtATAATGCTCCTtctgttgtgtttctttgcctTCCTGCACTGCTGGCTCAACCTCTTCGGGGAGCTGCTGCGTTTTGCTGACAGAATGTTTTACAAG GACTGGTGGAACTCGACATCTTTCGCCAACTATTACCGAACCTGGAATGTAGTGGTTCATGACTGGCTCTATTACTATGGATACAGAGACTTCCTCTGG CTGTTGAAAAGGAAATTCCGAACAGCTGCCATGCTCTCTGTGTTCATCGTCTCCGCTGTTGTCCACGAGTACGCCTTCACCATGGGTTTTGGCTTCTTCTATCCCGTCATGTTCTGTCTCTTTGCCATCTTTGGAG TGGTGTTCAACTTCACCATGAACGACAAGCGCCAGAGCCCTGTGTTCAATGTCATCATGTGGGCGTGTCTCTTCCTCGGTCAGGGTGTCCAGGTGTGTCTCTACTGCCAGGAGTGGTACGCTCAGATACACTGCCCTCGGAAAGAG AATAGCTTCTGGGAGTTGGTGACGCCGCGATCGTGGTCGTGCAGCTACCAGAGATGA